One Thermoanaerobaculum aquaticum genomic window, CGGGCCCCCGCCAGAAGCGCTAGGCGGTTTTTCCGCAAGGTCAAGGTCCGCTGCCAGGCCAGCAGCAGGTGACGCCAGGCGTCCTCCAGGCGGCGGGCCTGGCGCTCCAGCTGCGCCACCACCAGCTCCGCCGCTTGTGTGGGGGTCGCAGCCCGGATATCAGCCGCAAAGTCAGCAATGGTGAAATCAATTTCGTGCCCCACCCCGGAAATCACCGGAACCGGGGAGGCGGCAATGGCCCGGGCCACCACTTCCTCGTTAAAAGCCCAGAGGTCCTCCAGCAAGCCCCCGCCCCGCACCACCAGGATCACATCGAGCGTGCCGAGCTTTCCCAGGTAGCGAATGGCGCGGGCAATTTCCCCCTCGGCGCCCTTGCCCTGCACCCGCACCGGGTACAAAAGCACCGAAAGGTGCGGCCAGCGGGAAAGCACCTTCAGCACGTCGCGCACCGCCGCCCCCGAAGGGGAGGTCACCAGGCCAATGCGCTGGGGGAGCTCCGGCATGGGGCGTTTGCGTTCGGGGGCAAAAAGCCCCTCGGCTTCCAGCTTGGCCTTGAGCTGCTCAAAGGCCAGCTGCAATTCCCCAATCCCCTCCGGCACCACCTCCTGCACGATAAGCTGCAAGCTGCCCCGCTGCGGGTAAACCTCAAGCACACCCCGCACCAACACCGAAAGCCCGTCGGCCAGCTTGAAGCGCAGGCGGTCGGCACGGGAGGCCCACATCACGCAGGAAAGCTGCCCATCCGCATCCTTCAAGGTGAAGTAGCGGTGCCCCGAGGAAGCCACCTTCACCCCCGAAAGCTCACCCCGCACCCACACTTCCCCAAAGGCCGAAAGCTGCGCGTTAATGGCCGCCACCAGCTCGGAAACCTGGTAAACCTTCACCCCCGGGCCTCCATTTGGGCGTAAGCCCCACCCATCAGCACAAACGTGAGGTACTGGATTTCCGCGTCCCAGAAGTTGTACTCAAAAAGCCCGGCGGTGCTGATGGCAGCCACCGCCGAAAGGGCGGCTGCCACCGCGGCCCTGGGAACACCGGTAAGCTGCGGCAAGCGACGCCAGGTCTGAGAAAAAAAGGCAGCCAAAAGCCAAAGGTAAGCCGCCAAGGCCACCAAGCCTCGCTCCGCAGCAATTTGCAAAAGGTTGTTGTGGAGGTGCGGTACCCGGTAGCGCGGGGCGTCGTCCCGCCGGTAGAGCGGGTACAGCTTGGGGACCATGTCCAGCCCCACACCGGTCAAGGGGTAATCGCGCACCATCTGCAAACCCGAGTAAACCATACACAAGCGGTCGAAGTTGGCAGGTTGGCGGAGGTCCAGCATGGACCACAGGCGGTCGCGCACGCTTTCGGGAAACACCAGCAAAACCGCCAGCGCCAAAAGGGGGTAGAGCCAAAGCAAGCGCCGCCGCCAGCACGCCGCCAGCACCAACACCCCAACCCCTAGCCCCACCCACACGTTTCGGGTGTAGGACAAAAACAGCGCCACCAACGCCAGGCCGGCCGGAACGAGGAAGAAAAACCTGCCACGAAAGTGCGAAAGCAGTGCCAGGGCGAGAAGCACGCAGAACGCCAAAAGCAACCAGCCGGCGTAAGTCATGTAGTGGGAAAGGGGGCCGCGGATGCGCATGGTAAGCGAGTCGTACCCGTGCCCGTACTGCCACAAGCCCCACAGGCTGAGGACCCCTGCCATGCCGGCCAGCCCCCAGGCTAAAAGGCCCCAGGCCCGCTCATCCATGAGGTTGGCCGCCAAGGGGATCAGCAGAAACACCAAAAGCCGGGGGAGCTGCCGCCAGCTCGTGGTGGGGTCCAAGGAAAAAAGCGCGGAAAGCACCGAGGCTCCCCAAAAAACCGCAATGGGGCCCAAAAGCGGCCAAATCCAGCGCTTCCCGGAAAGCTCCCCGCGCCGCAAGGCCCACCAAGCGGCTAGCGCCGAGGCCAAAAATAAGGGGTTGGCAAGCCCCAGGCGGGAGGAAAAGACCGCTCCCGCCACCAGAAACCCCGAGGCCCACGCGGCTTTCCGCACGGTTTACTGGCTGGCGGCGGGCAGGGCCTCGTCCACCAGCATCACCGGAATGTCGGAAACCACCGGGTAGGTCAAGCCGCAGCTTTGGCACCGCAACCCCTGCTCCACCACCGGCTCCTCATCCCGGAACTTCTCCCGGTAGCGGGCCACCAACAGCGCACAAACGTCGGGGGCAAGCGCCACCACCTCCAGCTCCCCCTGGCAGGCAGGGCAAATGAGCAAATCCAAGAGCTCGCGATCTAAAGCCATGCTCACCTCCTTGCCGATGCTAGCACCTCCTTGCCGGCTCCCGCAGCATAAGGCATCATCCTCAGGTGCGGGTTTTACACCTGGTGGCCGCCGATCGCTGGACGGGAGCAGCTGCTACCGCGCTGCAAGCCGTGGAGGCTTTGCGACAGGCGGGCGTTGACGCTCACTTTGCTTTTCGCCCCGGCAGGAACTTAGAAACCAGGCTGGCAGGACTCCCCTGGGCCCACCCCATCCTGGAAAAGGAAAGGTCCTGGGCCTCCCTGCGCCGGGTGCTTTTCAGCGTGCGTTCCCTCATGGCCGAATTCCACGTGGTTCACACCCATTTGCCCCACGATCACCTGCTGGCCTGGTGGATCCGCCGCTCGTTGCCCCAAAGGCCGGTGCTGGTGCGGTCGGTACACCACCCTTCCCACCTCCGCCCGGATCCTTACCATCGCTTGCTGTTTGCTGCGGTGGCCGGCGTGGGCTTGAGCCACTCGGAAATGGAGGAAAAAGCCCGCAGGCTAGCCCCCAAGGCGGCCATCCGCGTTTTACCCTTGGCTTTGGAACCGCGCTTTGCACCGCGGCCCGATCGGGCTCAGGTGCGTGCCGAGCTGGGCATTCCCCCGGAGGCCTTCGTGGCCGGCACGGTGGGCAAGCTGGACCCCAGCCGCGGGCAAGACCTGCTGCTTTTGGCTCTGGGGGCGGTGCCCAACGTGTGGGGGCTGGTGGTGGGCAAGGGGCCCTTCCTGCCGCGTCTGGAGAAGCTTGCCAAAAAGCTCGGCATTGCCCAGCGGGTGGTTTTCCCCGGTTACCACGAGGAGGGCCTGGAGCGTTTTTTCAACGCCATGGACGTGTTCGTCTTCCCCGAGCCGGGGTCCGACTGGGCCCACCGGGCGGTGGCGGAAGCGGCCGCCTGCGGGGTGCCTTCGCTGGCGGTGGACGTCCCCGGCATCCGCGATTTGGTGGTTCCCGGCATCACCGGGGAGCTGTGGCCCCGGGGGGATGCGGCAGCCCTCGCCACCCTTCTTGCCCAGTGGCAGCAAAACCCCGAGCTTCGGCAAAAGGCCGGGGAAAAGGCCCGGGAGCGGGTTTCCGGCCTCACCCCCCAGGCCCTCAGCCAAGAGCTCCTCACGCTTTACCGAGAGGCCGGCGCTTAAGGGCAGCTAGATAGGTTCGGCAAAAAAGAAAGAGCGGCCCCCTTGGGCCGCCGGAAAAAAGGCAGCCACGGAGGGCTGCCCCTACTTGGCGTATTCCACGGCGCGGGTTTCGCGGATGACCGTGACCTTGATTTGCCCGGGGTAGGTGAGCTCCTTTTCGATGCGCTTGGCGATGTCCCGGGAAAGCCAGACCGCCTCGTCGTCGGAAATGCGCTCCGCCTCCACGATGATGCGCAGCTCCCGCCCGGCCTGGATGGCGTAGGCCTTTTGCACCCCGGCAAAATCCCCGGCGATGGCTTCCAGTTGGGCCAGGCGCTTGAGGTAGCTCTCCAGGATTTCCCGCCGGGCTCCGGGGCGGGCAGCGGAAATGGCGTCCGCGGCGGTGACGATGATGGCTTCCAGGGTGCGGGGGTCCACATCGCCGTGGTGGCACTCCATGGCGTGGATGACCTCCTCGCTTTCCCCGTACTGGCGCAGCAAATCGCGACCGATGGTGAGGTGCGTGCCCTCCATTTCCCGATCCACCGCCTTGCCGATGTCGTGCAGGAGCGCGGCTCGCTTGGCCACCTTGACGTTGGCCCCCAGCTCCTCGGCCAGGTGGGCGGCAATGCGCGCCACCTCCTTGGAATGGGCCAGGATGTTTTGCCCGTAGGAGGTGCGGTACTGGAGCCGGCCCAAGAGCTTCATGAGCTCGGGGTGGAGGTCCGGAAAGCCCATTTCCATGGCGGCTGCCTCCCCGTCCCGGAAGATCTTTTCCTCCAGCTCCGCTTGCACTTTGGCCACCACCTCTTCGATGCGGGCGGGGTGGATGCGGCCGTCGGCCATGAGCCGCTCCAAAGACAGGCGGGCCACCTCCCGGCGCAAGGGGTCAAAGCAGGAAAGCGTCACTGCCCCGGGGGTGTCGTCCACGATGAGGTCCACACCGGTGGCGTTTTCCAGGGCACGGATGTTGCGACCCTCCCGGCCAATGATGCGGCCCTTCATTTCATCGTTGGGCAGGTCCACCACCGCCACCGTGCTTTCCGCCACGTACTCGGCGGCAATGCGTTGAATGGCGGTGGCGATGATCTTGCGGGCGCGGTTGTTGGCTTCCTGCTGGGCTTCCTCCTCGATGCGGCGGATGAGCTTGGCCGCCTCCATGCGGGCCTCGTTTTCCATGGCCCGCATGAGCTCCTGTTTGGCCTGCTCCGAGGTGAGCCCTGCCACCCGTTCCAGCTGGGTGCGGGCTTCCGCCACCATGGCGGCCACCGAGTCCTCCTGCAGGGAAATTTGCGTTTCCCGCAGGGAAAGCCTTTCTTCTAAGGACTTGAGCTCGGCTTCCTTGCTTTCCAAGGCCCGGGCTTTGTCCTCCAGCTCCCGCTGTTTCTCGTTGAGCCGCCGCTCCAGGCCCACGAGGTCGTCCCGCACCAAGCGGGTTTCCCTCTCAAACTCGGCCCGAGCTGCCAGGAGCTTCTCCCGGGCGGCAATTTGCGCGTCCCGAACGATCTGTTGGGCCTCTTGTTCAGCAGCAGCTAACAGCTTGCGCGACAGCTCCTCGGCTTCCCGCTCCCGGCTCTCCGCTTTCTTGCGCAACCGCAAGGAAGCCAAGACAAGCGCCACACCCACAACAATGAGGATCCCCGCCACAGCCAGCATCACTGTGGAACCCATGTTGCCCCCCTTTCAAGGATCGAAAGGCACGCGGGGGGACGCGAGGGCGGGGTTTTCAGCTTAAGTTTGGCCCCCGCAACGGCCGTGTGAGCAATCCTATTTGAACCTGTACGCCACAGGTTGGGCGCCTACCCACCATCCGTCACTCGCCGCATGGCTCGATCGGGGTGGCAGGACCCGGCACCCCGCAAATAGGTGTTGGTCCAAGGATAGTTTCGCTCATCACTTGCCGCGCAGGGGCCTCCAACCTCGCTGCCGGGCGCCTCATGACGAAACCCCCAAGGCAGCGTCAAGCTTCGCAATTAACCCTTCCACACGCTCCCGAATCTTTTCGGTCCGCGTACCAGGATCCGTTTGTTGCTCGCGGAACAGCTCTTCCGCGATATTCAGCGCCGCCAGCACCGCAAGCTTCGCGGAGTCCACCTGGGGTAGATGCTGGGCCAGCTGCCGCATGCGGCGGTCCACGAAGGCGGCCAGCTTCTCCACATCGCTGCCCTCATGGGTGGACCGCAGGCGGTAGCGCCGCCCGTAAATTTCTACCTCGGTGGACGCCTCGGCGGCCATCCGTTTCTCCTCCGGCTTTCAGTATACACCCAGTCAAGACCCGGAGGGAGGCGGCAAGTTAGCGTTGGTTCAGGACTTGGCGCGAGGGGGTTGGGACGCCGGAGGCTGCGGTCGGGACTCCATATGCACTTGCCCTTCCAGGTGCGCCCCTTCCACCACGTGTAGCGATGGGGTGAAGAGATCCCCCTTCACCGAACCCGAAGCTAAAAGCTCCACCAGCTGCAGGGCGTGGACGTTGCCCACCACCTCGCCGGCAACTTTCACGGTCCGGCCTTTGATTTCTCCCTGCACCTTGGCCCCTTCCGCCACTTCCACGGGACCATCCACGGTGACGTTGCCCTCCACCTGCCCTTCGATCCGCACCCCGGCGGTGCCTGCCAGCTCACCCTTCAGGCGCGACTCCTTGGCAATAACCGTGGAACCTGCTACAGAACGGGTTTCATGGGGATGCTCGCGAACCAGGCCGGCCACAGGAACCTCCAAAAAAATGGAGCGGGCAACGGGATTCGAACCCGCGACTTTCAGCTTGGGAAGCTGACACTCTACCAGCTGAGTTATGCCCGCTCGCCGGTGCTTCCCACCGCCAAAAAATCTAAACGAGCCCCCCTTGGGTGTCAAGCACAGCTAGAAAACCGCGCACCAAAGCACCTTCAGGTGGCGGGATTCGGGGCAAAAGAGGGAAACCGGGTGGTCGGCCCCGGCCCCCCGCCGCTCCAGCACCCGCACCTCCCGCCCCGCGTCCAAAGCGGCAGACAGCAGGGCGCCTTCCAGCTGCTCCACGCTCACCCGGGCGGAACAGGAGCAGGTCAAAAGCATGCCCCCTTCCCGTACCAGCTTGAGGGCCTGAAGGTTGATGTCGCGGTAGCCGGAAAGCCCGCGGGCCTGTTTTTCCGCGGACTTCACAAACGCAGGGGGGTCCACCACCACCCAATCGAACTTCTCTCCCCGCAGGGCCAGGTTGCGGGCCACGGCAAAGGCGTCGCCCTGCACAAATTCGCCCTCGCTAGGAGAAAGCCCGCTGGCGTGGTAGGTGCGCTGGGCCAGCTCCAGCGCCCTTTTGGAGCTTTCCACGTTCACCACCTGCCGCGCCCCTCCTACCCGGGCAGCCACCCCAAAGCCACCGGTGTACGCAAACAGGTTGAGAACCCGGGCCGAGTGGGCCAACTGCGAGAGCAGCAGCCGGTTTTCCCGTTGATCGAGAAAAAGCCCGGTTTTTTGTCCGCCCAAAAGATCGGCCAAAAGCCGCCAGGTGTACTCCCGCACCAGCACCGGTTCAGGGGGCACTGTGCCTTTGAGCACCTCTACCCCCGACCCCGAGGCCCGCCGGCAGAGAACGGTTTCGGCTCGCGAAAGCTTCGAGGCTTCCTCCACCAGGAACGGGAGGTAGCTCTCCCATACCGGCTCGTAAAGCTCGAAAACCAGAAAGCAGCCGTACACGTCCGCCACCAGGCCAGGGACCCCATCCCCTTCGGCGTGGAGAAAGCGAAAGGCCTCGGTATGCCTCCGCACCACCTCCCGAACCCTCCAGGCGTTGGCCAAACGCCGCCGCAAAACCGAAGCGGTCCAGGGCTCCGGGCCAAAGGTGACCATGCGCAAAGCCAGGGAACCCTCGGAAGCTGCCGGCAGGGCCACCCCCAAAAGCTCCCTTTGGGCGGAAAAAACCGCCACCGGTCCTTTTTTATCGGGAAGCGGCGTGGCCAGAGCCCCACGGTAAACCCACGGGTGCCGGCGGCGGCAGGGTTCTTCCTTACCGGCCTTGAGCTGCACTTCCCCCACCAGGGCAAAGGGGTTCACCGCTCCCCCCGCAGACGGGCCTGGGCGACCATGGCCTCCAGCACCAGACGCGCCACCGAAATGCCGGTGGCCCGGGCAAAGTGCTTCCAGCCGGGCGTGGGGTTCACCTCACCCACCAGGAGCGTGTCACCATCGGGCCAAAGGTCCACCCCGCAGAAGGCCAAACCCAGGGCGGCCGCCGCCGCTACGGCCAGATTGCGGAGGTGCCCATCCGCCGGGCAAGCTTCCACCACCCCGCCGCGGGCGGCGTTGCTGCGGAACTCGCCCTGGGGCGCCCGGTGGCGGGTGACGCCCAGCACCGAGCCCTGCAGCACCAATGCCCGGAAGCTTTCCCCTCCGGGCGGGCAAAAACGCTGCACCACCACCTCTTCGCCCACCCGCCAAAGGGCGTCCAGCACCGCCTCCAGCTCGGGAAGGGAGCCACAGCGAATCACCCCCACCCCTTGCCGGGAACGGCGGCTTTTCACCACCACCGGAAAGCCGAGCGTTTGGGCCGCCCTGGCCAGCACCTCGGGGTCGCTCCCCACCACCGTGGGCGGGTGCGGGATGCCGGCCAGGCTCAGGGCCTCCACCGTGCGGAGGTGGTCGCGGCCCACGCGGATGGCCTCCGGGCGGTTAAAAGGGGTGCACCCCAGCCGCTCCAAAGCCGTGATCAACGCCAAGGTTGATTCAGGACGCCAGTTCCCCACCCGCGGGAGGAACACCGGCACCTGCTGAACAGCCAGAGGCTTGCCCTCCAGGGTCACCCCTCCCGGCACCTGCGCGGCCATCTTCGTGGCATCCCAAAGGTGCACCACCACCCCCAGCTCCGGGCCCGCGGCCAAGAGCTCCTGGTAAATGGGCAGGTGGGGGGTAGCGGTGAGGACCCCCAGCTCAAGCACTGGATCCCTCCGCAACCAGCTGGCGCAGCAGCGCAATTAGGCCGTCCTCGTCAAAGGGCTTGGAAATGTACGCGTCTGCCCCAACCTCAAAGGCCCGGGCGCGGTCAGCAGCTTGCCCCATGGCGGTGAGAATCACCACCCTGGTAGTGGCGGTTCGGGGGTCCTTTTTGATCTCCTCGCAAACCCGGTAGCCGTCCTTTTTGGGCATCATCACGTCCAGGAGCACCACCTTGGGGTGGTTCTCGTGGACCTTGGCCAAGGCTTGCTCACCGTCGGCTGCCACATCCACGGTAAAGCCTTCCATTTCCAGGATGAAGGAGAGGGTCTCCCGGATGGCAGGCTCGTCATCCACCACCAGGACGTCCAGCACCTTACCCCACCGCTACCCGCAGGCTCACCGTGGTTCCCTGCTCCGGCTGCGACACGATTTCCAGCGACCCACCGTGCAGCTCCGCCACCCTCTTGGCCACCGTCAAACCCAAACCCAGGCCCTTGGGTTTGCCCGTGAGCAGGTTCCCCCCCTGGAAGAACGGCTCGGTGACCTGGGGGAGGTCCTCCGGGGCAATGCCCACGCCGTTGTCCTCCACCCGGAACTCCACGAAGTTTTGCCCTGCTTTGCGCACCGGCAAAACCGTCACCGTGACGCTGCCTTGAGGCCGCGAAAACTCCACGGCGTTTTTCAAAAGCGCGGTGAGCGCTGCGGTTAACGCTTCCGGAAAGCACATCACCTTGTCCAGGCCGGAAGCCACCTTCACCGCCACCTTAATTTGCCGCTCGGCCACCTCGCCTTTGACCGGTGCCAGCGCCTGGCGCAGGAGGTCGGCCACCGGCACGGCGGTTTTCTCCCCCACCTCCTGGGGAAGCCCCAGCGCCGCCGCTTGCAGCGCGGAAGCGATGAGATCTCCGAGGCGGGAAGCTTCCTCGGCCACGATCCCCACGAAGTTGCTCACCTTTTCCTTGGGGATTTGGTCCCAGCGGGTGAGGATTCGCGCTGCCGTTTGAATGGCCGTCACCGGGGTGTTGAGCTCGTGGGCTACCCGCCGGAGCAACTCGCCCTTGAGCTGGTCCAGCTCCGCCAGACGACGGTAGGTTGCTTCCAGCTCCTGGTTTTTGACCGAAAGCTCCTTGGCCAACGCCTCAGCTTTGGCCAACGCTTGCTGCAGCTCGCCGGTGCGCGCCGCCACCAGGTTTTCCAGGTTGCGGTTCACCTGTTCCAAGGCGTGCCAGGCCCGGGCGTTGGCAATGGCCACCGCCCCTACCGCGCCCATGATGGCGGCAAGCTCTAAGTCCTCATCCTGGAAGGGGCCGCGGCTGGCCTCCCCGTAGGCCGTGACCAAACCCCAGGCCCGGTCCTGCGCCACCAAAGGCACCGCCAAGAAGTGCTCGAACCCCAGACCCCGAACCTCATCGATCCAGGGCTCGCGGTTTTGCCCCGGTGCCAGATCGCCCAGGTCCAGGCGGAAGGCTTGCCGGCCCTCGAGGATGGCCCGGGCCGGAAGCTCCCCCTGCGCCCCCGGCCGCATTAACGGCTCCGCCGCCAGGCCCCGGCGCAGCACCTCCACCAGCTCCCCTTTGGGGTTTTCCAAGATCAAGGTGCCGGCAGTGACCTTCATGTCCACCAGGAAGCGCTCAAAAAAGGCGGTGGTTACCTCGTCGGGTTCCCGGGCCTGGGTGAGCACCTGGGAAAACACCAACAGCGCCTGCAGCTCCTCCACCCGCCGGGAGAGCTGCTTGGAGAGCTGATCCAGCCGCGCCGAAAGATCGGCCATGGCGGCGTTGGCCCGCACCGCCTCCGCCATCAGCTCCTCAGGACCCAGCTGCCCTTCGCTGGTGGTTCGAATCACCACCGGCGCTTCCACCTCCGGGGGCTTGGTGGGGATCAACGGCGCCATGGCCGCCCGCACGTTGGCCACCAACCGCGTGAGGGCATCCGCCTGGGCAGTAATACCCAGGCGGTCGGCCACCGACAGCACCGTGGCCTCGCAAATGGCGGCAAATGCCTCCAGCACTCCCTGCCCGGTGGTGGCCACGGTTTCAAACACCGGGTAGCCCTTGGGGTTGAGCAGGCGGTCCAGCTCCGCCCGCGACAAAATCTTTGGCAAATCGCGCTTGTTGTATTGAAAAACCAGCGGAATGGTCTCGGGGTCCAAACCGTTGGCCTTCAGGTTCTCCTGGAGGTTTTGCAGGGACTCGAGGTTGGCCTTCTCCTGGCCCACCTGGGAGTCGGCCACAAAGACCACACCGTCAGCTCCGGCCAAAACCGCCCGCCGGGTGGTGTTGTACTGCACCTGTCCGGGCACCGTGAACAGCTGCACGGTCAGGCGGTAGCCGCGGATCCGCCCCAAATCCAGGCCCAAGAGGTCAAAGAACAGCGTGCGGTCGGAAGCGGTGTTCAGGGTGTAAAGGCGGGTGCGGCGCTGGGGGTCGGTGACCCGATGGATGTACTGCAAGCAAGTGGTTTTCCCGCCCAGGGCAGGCCCGTAGTACACGATCTTGAGCTTGACTTGCCGGTACTGGTTATCGAACTGAACCATGTTAGGCCAACCCCGGGGTTTCGCAGGGGAGCTCAATCACAAACCGCGCCCCGCCCAAAGACGAACGCTCCACCCAAATTCGCCCACCCGAGCGGGTAACGATCTCCCGGGAGATGGCCAGCCCCAAACCGGTGCCGCCCTTTTCATCGGTGAGATCCAGCTGCCGAAAGCGTTGAAAGATGACCTCCTCCATGCCGGCGGGAACGCCGGGACCCTGGTCCTCCACGGCAATCTGCACGTGTCCCCCCGAACGATCACAGGCAATGCGCACGGTACCGCCTTCCGGGGAATGCTTGATGGCGTTGGAAATCAGGTTGGTGAGCACCTGGGAGAGCTTGTCGGCGTCCACCTTCAAGATGGCCTCAGGACAAGGCACCAACTGCAAGTGCAAGGAGCGATCAGCGCACAGGGCCTGGAATACCTCCTGCACGCGCTGCAAAAGCTCGCAAAGAGAAACCTCCTGCACGTGCCATTCCACTTCCCCGGCTTCAATCTTGGCCAGGTCCAAAAGGTTGTTGATCAGCCGGGTGAGCCTTTGCCCCTCCCGGTGGATGAGCTCGGCAAAGCGCTCCACCTCTTCGGGTTTTTGTCTCCCGTAGCGCTTGAGCACATGGGCTGCCGACATGAGGGCCGAAAGCGGGGTGCGGATTTCGTGGGAAACCCACGACAAAAACTCGCTGGCCCGGGCGTACTTTTCTTCCAGCTCCCGGGCTCGGGCTGCCAGCTGTCGCTGCCGCCCCACCCGGGTGAGGGCCGCCCGCACCCGCGCCACCAGTTCCTCGCCGCGAATGGGTTTCACCAGACAGTCGTCGGCGCCGTTTTCCAAAAGCGAGAACAGCTTTTCCGGTGAAATCACACCGGTCACCAGGATCACCGCAGTGCTTGAGAGGTTGTGGTCACCGCGGATGCGCTTCAAAAGCTCAAGGGCGTCAATCCCCGGCAGCGCCACGTCGGAAAGCACCACGTCGGCGCCGTCCGCTGAGAGGATCTCCCAGGCCCGCAAACCATCGTTAACGGCCACAATTTCAACCCCTGGCAGCCCCTCCCGCAGCAGCTCGACCTCCGTTTGGGCCAGGGCCACATCGTCTTCCACCACTAAAACCCGCGCCGATGCCAGCACGGTGGCATTCTAACAACCCCGCAAGCACCGGGTTTTGGGGTTAACGCGGCAAGCGGAAACTAGGGGCCGGCAGCCGAGGAGGAAGAGCGGGCGATTTGCTCAAAGCCCGGGCCGAAAGCCCTTGGGCCGAAACGCCCACCACCGTCATGTGCGCTTCCACGTACACGGGATCACCGGTGCGCTGGTTCACCACCGAAGCGTAGGGGAAGAGCATGGCGTCCTGGGGGCCGGATTTGATGTAAAAAACCACGCTGCCACCGGTGATGGTGGTGTTCAAACCCCACTGGGCATGACCGAAGGGGGCAATCCACGTGCTCTCCCGGGCCAGAATTTGCCCATCCGGGGCTTGCACGTCGTAACCCACTTCCACAAAATCATCCGCCAAGCTGGCCACACCCAGGTTGGTGCGGAAATCGGCGTCGTTGGAGAGCTGAGGAAGGTAAGCCAGGACCGTGCTGTCCATCCCCCACCCCGCCGGAGACCCCGGCAGCGCCTGGCCAAACTCCCCGGGGAGCGGGCCTATGGTGTAGGTTCGGGAAAACACCACAAAGTCGCACTGGGCCGAGTTGGTGGGGCAGGCGATCTTGTCCGTATCGGTCGCCACCAAAAGGGCGCCGGTGGAACCGCGGGCATCAAAGCCGTTGGGGCCCAAAACGTCCCAAAGGTTCAAGCTTTCGTAGGCCAGAAGGTCAAAGGTGACAGTGGGAACGCCTACCCGGTTGTCCCGTCCGGAGGGCAGAAACTGCAAAACGATGGGAAGGGAAAACCCGTGCGGGTTCACCAGCGTGAGATCGGTGTGCCAATCGGTGCCGTTTTTCCCGGGCGTGTTGGCCGCCGCTGGCACCACGTACATGGAGGAAAGCTCCCGCCCCTGGGCTGCCGAAGCCACCAACGCCACCACGATCAGAAACCGTTTCATCTCCCACCTCCCACGGTTTCCCTCTATGCACACGGCGTGCCATCTTGCTCCAGAGCCAGGCACCGGTGGGGCGGGATTTGTGTCCTTTCAAGAGGACGGAAGGCGGGGGTAAGCTTGGGGAAGGAGGAAGCTATGGGAAGGTTCTTGTCGCTCC contains:
- the xseA gene encoding exodeoxyribonuclease VII large subunit, whose amino-acid sequence is MKVYQVSELVAAINAQLSAFGEVWVRGELSGVKVASSGHRYFTLKDADGQLSCVMWASRADRLRFKLADGLSVLVRGVLEVYPQRGSLQLIVQEVVPEGIGELQLAFEQLKAKLEAEGLFAPERKRPMPELPQRIGLVTSPSGAAVRDVLKVLSRWPHLSVLLYPVRVQGKGAEGEIARAIRYLGKLGTLDVILVVRGGGLLEDLWAFNEEVVARAIAASPVPVISGVGHEIDFTIADFAADIRAATPTQAAELVVAQLERQARRLEDAWRHLLLAWQRTLTLRKNRLALLAGARGLALFPARVRQIRTVLQRAEVLPQLLRGLVLRRHRGYQLLVSRLYAWPVRFGAARRWQLLAGQEAMLRERLRALVSRRKLELAAKVRALQALSPTGILKRGYSITTVEGDPRPLRRAEDVQPGQRLKTQLSQGLVRSLVVGREAGQQQALFSLGENEEVE
- a CDS encoding O-antigen ligase family protein, with protein sequence MRKAAWASGFLVAGAVFSSRLGLANPLFLASALAAWWALRRGELSGKRWIWPLLGPIAVFWGASVLSALFSLDPTTSWRQLPRLLVFLLIPLAANLMDERAWGLLAWGLAGMAGVLSLWGLWQYGHGYDSLTMRIRGPLSHYMTYAGWLLLAFCVLLALALLSHFRGRFFFLVPAGLALVALFLSYTRNVWVGLGVGVLVLAACWRRRLLWLYPLLALAVLLVFPESVRDRLWSMLDLRQPANFDRLCMVYSGLQMVRDYPLTGVGLDMVPKLYPLYRRDDAPRYRVPHLHNNLLQIAAERGLVALAAYLWLLAAFFSQTWRRLPQLTGVPRAAVAAALSAVAAISTAGLFEYNFWDAEIQYLTFVLMGGAYAQMEARG
- a CDS encoding Trm112 family protein, with protein sequence MALDRELLDLLICPACQGELEVVALAPDVCALLVARYREKFRDEEPVVEQGLRCQSCGLTYPVVSDIPVMLVDEALPAASQ
- a CDS encoding glycosyltransferase; translation: MRVLHLVAADRWTGAAATALQAVEALRQAGVDAHFAFRPGRNLETRLAGLPWAHPILEKERSWASLRRVLFSVRSLMAEFHVVHTHLPHDHLLAWWIRRSLPQRPVLVRSVHHPSHLRPDPYHRLLFAAVAGVGLSHSEMEEKARRLAPKAAIRVLPLALEPRFAPRPDRAQVRAELGIPPEAFVAGTVGKLDPSRGQDLLLLALGAVPNVWGLVVGKGPFLPRLEKLAKKLGIAQRVVFPGYHEEGLERFFNAMDVFVFPEPGSDWAHRAVAEAAACGVPSLAVDVPGIRDLVVPGITGELWPRGDAAALATLLAQWQQNPELRQKAGEKARERVSGLTPQALSQELLTLYREAGA
- the rny gene encoding ribonuclease Y, producing MGSTVMLAVAGILIVVGVALVLASLRLRKKAESREREAEELSRKLLAAAEQEAQQIVRDAQIAAREKLLAARAEFERETRLVRDDLVGLERRLNEKQRELEDKARALESKEAELKSLEERLSLRETQISLQEDSVAAMVAEARTQLERVAGLTSEQAKQELMRAMENEARMEAAKLIRRIEEEAQQEANNRARKIIATAIQRIAAEYVAESTVAVVDLPNDEMKGRIIGREGRNIRALENATGVDLIVDDTPGAVTLSCFDPLRREVARLSLERLMADGRIHPARIEEVVAKVQAELEEKIFRDGEAAAMEMGFPDLHPELMKLLGRLQYRTSYGQNILAHSKEVARIAAHLAEELGANVKVAKRAALLHDIGKAVDREMEGTHLTIGRDLLRQYGESEEVIHAMECHHGDVDPRTLEAIIVTAADAISAARPGARREILESYLKRLAQLEAIAGDFAGVQKAYAIQAGRELRIIVEAERISDDEAVWLSRDIAKRIEKELTYPGQIKVTVIRETRAVEYAK
- a CDS encoding cell division protein ZapA is translated as MAAEASTEVEIYGRRYRLRSTHEGSDVEKLAAFVDRRMRQLAQHLPQVDSAKLAVLAALNIAEELFREQQTDPGTRTEKIRERVEGLIAKLDAALGVSS
- a CDS encoding bactofilin family protein; translated protein: MAGLVREHPHETRSVAGSTVIAKESRLKGELAGTAGVRIEGQVEGNVTVDGPVEVAEGAKVQGEIKGRTVKVAGEVVGNVHALQLVELLASGSVKGDLFTPSLHVVEGAHLEGQVHMESRPQPPASQPPRAKS
- a CDS encoding class I SAM-dependent rRNA methyltransferase, coding for MNPFALVGEVQLKAGKEEPCRRRHPWVYRGALATPLPDKKGPVAVFSAQRELLGVALPAASEGSLALRMVTFGPEPWTASVLRRRLANAWRVREVVRRHTEAFRFLHAEGDGVPGLVADVYGCFLVFELYEPVWESYLPFLVEEASKLSRAETVLCRRASGSGVEVLKGTVPPEPVLVREYTWRLLADLLGGQKTGLFLDQRENRLLLSQLAHSARVLNLFAYTGGFGVAARVGGARQVVNVESSKRALELAQRTYHASGLSPSEGEFVQGDAFAVARNLALRGEKFDWVVVDPPAFVKSAEKQARGLSGYRDINLQALKLVREGGMLLTCSCSARVSVEQLEGALLSAALDAGREVRVLERRGAGADHPVSLFCPESRHLKVLWCAVF